The following proteins come from a genomic window of Candidatus Obscuribacter sp.:
- a CDS encoding response regulator transcription factor — translation MPKVLLVEDDEDLADMVSSWLINERYTVEVAHDGNAAADLLKLASYDVIVLDWDLPGRTGIEVLRQFRADGGMNPVIMLTGKSEFTDKETGLEGGADDYLTKPFSVRELGARVRALLRRPAIYNTGVLKAGTIELDASKHLVLVGGEEVHLQPKDFALLEFLLRHKGEVFSGESLIARVWASDSDASPEGLRTAIKRIRKKIDAGEEESKSMIETIAKVGYRMRAG, via the coding sequence ATGCCAAAAGTATTATTAGTAGAAGACGATGAAGATCTGGCGGACATGGTCTCCAGTTGGCTCATTAATGAACGTTATACAGTGGAAGTAGCACATGATGGAAACGCTGCTGCTGACTTGCTCAAGCTTGCTAGCTATGATGTGATTGTGCTGGATTGGGACCTGCCTGGTCGCACGGGCATCGAGGTCTTGCGTCAATTTAGAGCTGATGGTGGCATGAATCCCGTAATAATGTTGACCGGCAAGTCGGAATTTACTGATAAAGAGACTGGATTGGAGGGTGGTGCCGATGACTACCTGACCAAACCTTTTTCTGTGAGGGAGCTTGGTGCCCGTGTGCGCGCCCTCTTGCGCCGTCCAGCTATTTACAATACTGGAGTGCTTAAGGCTGGTACCATCGAGCTAGACGCCTCTAAACATCTTGTACTAGTTGGTGGCGAGGAAGTGCATTTGCAACCTAAAGACTTTGCACTTCTGGAGTTTTTGCTCCGGCACAAGGGTGAGGTTTTTAGCGGTGAATCTCTAATTGCCAGAGTCTGGGCTTCTGATTCCGATGCCAGCCCAGAGGGGCTGCGCACTGCAATCAAAAGGATACGCAAAAAAATAGATGCTGGTGAGGAAGAAAGTAAGTCGATGATTGAGACGATTGCCAAGGTCGGTTACAGGATGCGTGCTGGCTAA